CGGTCAGGGTTATGGCCGAAACACACGAAGGCGCTGGAGGAAACCATTCGGGCGGACGAGCATTAGCAATCAAAGTGAGAAGCCTAGGCTTCTTCTGGTCGACGATGAATGCAAATTGCGAGTCCTACGCCAGAAGCTGCGACAAATGCCAACGGCACGCACCAAGCATCCATTGTCCAACTGAAATGTTAAGAACGCCGGTCGCGCCGTACCCGTTCATGCGATGGGCAATGGATATCATAGGACCTCTTCCCTGCTCCCGCCAGCGGCGTTTCATTCTCGCCCTCACTGATTACTTCACCAAATGGATCGAAGTTGAAGCCTACGCTCAAGTCACCGACAAAGAAGTCCGTGGTTTCGTCTGGAAAAACATTATATGCCGCCACGGTCTACCGTATGAAATCTTTACTGATAATGGATCACAGTTCATGTCAGGCAACTTCAAGGAGTTTTGCAGCAAATGGAACATTCGATTAAACCCTTCCACCCCTCGTTACCCGCAGGGAAACGGCCAAGCGGAATCCTCCAACAAGCTCATCATCGACGGTATTAAGAAATGTTTAGACCTGAAAAATGGTCATTGGGCCGACGAACTCGACGGAGTTCTATGGAGCCACCGTACAACACCAAGAGGGTCGACCAAATCGACACCTTTCTCTCTTGCATACGGTGTCGAGGCTATGGCTTTCGCAGAAGTTAACGTTTCAAGCCTCCGACGCTCGAAAATGCCCCAGTACGTCGAACTCAACAAGGAGATGCCGCTTGATGCCCTCAACGAAATTGAAGAACGACGGGACCAAGCTCTGCTACGAATCCAAAATTATCAACATCAAATAGAAAGTTACTGCAAACAAAAGGTCCGAGCCAGACCCCTTGAACTCGGTGACCTTGTCATGCGCAAAGTGTTCGAGAACACTAAGGAGCTGAACGCCGGTAAACTCGGCGCTAGGTGGGAAGGTCAAGAATTTATTGTCTCTAGGCGAATATATCGCGAGACTCTAAAGATAACTGAAATTTACTTAGACAAGTTGCAAGTACATATAAAGAACACAACAACCCGCAAATCTAAAGTCCGCTTGAAAACAGCGACTTACCGATAAAATCAAAGTACGTCTAGTGATACAACAATAGGGTCTATCAAGACCACAAACACAAAAAGTACAAAGAAGACACAGGCAAAGCGTCAAGGCGCAGAATCTTGACCGACCTCCTCATGCGTCCCAAGAGCAGAAGGACCGACTGGGTCTTCAGTAGCGGCAGCAGTCGGGTCTTCCACCCGAGTAGGAACAGGGATAAGAGAGGCCACAACAGGAGGCGGGGGAACATCTCTATTCCTGACTTTGTTGGTCGTCTCTTCCTCGACAGGCTGCGACGGCGACGTTTCCTCGACTTCGTCTTCCTCCTCTTCGTCTTCTCGTCCTTCAGAAGAAGAATCCGAGACGAGGACAGGATCCTCGATGCCCACGTTCTCGGTCTCTTCCTCTCGAACCGGAGTGTTGCATGTCTCAAGGTTGTCCTTTCCGAAGACCTCCCCCAGGTTCTCGTTCTCTGGACGTTCACCAAGACCACCTCCCTCCGGGACCTCGGCGTGCTCAGCCGAGACCGACGTGACATCAACCAATGGCTCCTCCGATGGCTCCTCGGTAATTTCGAGCGAGGTAATGAGCTCAGAAACCGTCCCTGGTCTGATTTAAATTTATGTTCGATCCATAAGGATCAAACGACGCTCTAAACATGTCTTCGACGAAACGAGAAGGAAGAACCAGCGGAGAAAGAGTGAGGTCGCTATCAGACAATGGACCTACACAAAATTCCGTAGCCTCTGCCTCGTAGAGTTTTTCCTGCTCGGCAAAAACGTCGATCATTTCTTGCGGGTTCTCCGTCCCACTTGCCATTATCATCTCGAGGCACTTCTTCGTCCCCGAAGCTTGACCGTAGAGGTTCTTCGCTTTCCCAAAGGCGTCCAAGCGAGTAAAATGGTCGCGCACGCGACAAAAGCAGCGATTTGCCTACTCGACCGTAGCAGCTTCGACCCTTTCCCTCTCACGAGTAACCTCAAGCCCCCGGGAGTCTCTCATATTCATTCTTGAGTAAAGGTCTTCCAATTGCGGCATCTCCTTCGTCCCACCACGAATTTGACGCGTTAGCTCCGCGCACCTAAGGGGATTAAGGATAAGGGGAGTTGTCTCGTTGTAGGAAAACTCGACGCGATCAGGGAATTCGATCCTCCTTCTCTTCGCTACGGAACCTTCAGATCCAGATCTTTTTCTCGCAGAAGAGTCTGGAGCAGACCTCTCAGGCTCACCACCAGAACCTCCTTCTCGCGAGCTGGTTTTCCTCCTTTCCTCCGACAGGTTTTCAGGAGAGTAGACCTCGCGGGCTCACCACCAGAACCTCCTTCTCGTGAGCAGGTTTTCCCCCTTTCCTCTGACAGGTTTTCAGGAGTGCCGCTGGCCTCCCCAACAGCGTCGACTAAGGTCGCGTCACCAGCATTCGCGTCGGAGGTAGAAGGACGGGGCTCTGCCGCAACAGACCTCTTAGTTCTCTTCTTCGGGTGACCATATGATGCCGCCCCGACTAAAACAGCCTCCTGCCCTTCTGCTAGGCCTTCACCTCTATCGGCAGAGGAAGCTGCCCCGCCACGAGACCTTTTCCTCCCATCCTTCTTCTTTTTGGCCTTCGAACCCTCGGAAATCACATCGAGGGAAGCAGACTCTTCGGGAGGAACCTCGTCGGTCGCTCCCACCTTAGTCCTTTTGGTCTTTTTCTTCTTCTTGGGACCTGAAGCAGAAGTCTCTGCCCTGCCCCCTTGATCGATTGCAATAGGGCCCTCCTCTCTGGAGACTCCTTCTTTGGAGGCCCCTTCTCGGGAGTTTCCACCACCTTCAGAAGTGACGTCGATTTCGGAGTTAGACGGTCCTTGAGGATCGACTGTAGTCGATTTCTTCGTGAGCAGTTGCAACTTCCCTTTTAACAGGGCGCTTAGATCCGGAACTCCATCCATTTCTCTGGCTTTGTCGAGAAGTCTCTGTTGTTTGCGAGTTAGTCGTCCCCCGACGGCTCTTCGAAAGCATGTTCATCAGATTTCACAAAGAAATACGCGCGTTGCCAATCATGCGTCTTATTTCGATGACCGGTCAAGACGTTGTAGTTCGATCGCATTTTCACCGAGAAGATCCCGTTTGGCTCCGCCTTCGTGAAAGTCAGCTCCTCGAAGACCCTTACGCTCATCGAGATGTCCATCTCAGCTGCCATTACCATTAGCATGACAGCTATTCGCATAGACCCATTCAAAAGTTGAGAGATGGCAATGTCTCGGCGGAATGCATAAGACGTCACTAACCGAGGAATCGAGAACCATAGCTTCGTATGATCCCCGAAATAGGACTCATACACGCATTGGTAACCAACCGGAGGCGACCAGGGACGCTGCTCGGCAGACGGGAGGATGTAAGTAACGCCAGCACTGCCGCTCGCCCTTAACAGATCCCTCACGGTATGGTGAGAAGCAGAAGATCCAAACACGTTCCCCCACGACTGAGCCCGCGGGTCCCGTAGCAGTCCGGGGGGCAGGGGAGCCAGCTCTTCAAAGATCCCACCAGGATGGTAAATAGTTGGACGACAGTCTATCTGGTCGAAGGCGTCGGGGACCGACCAGACTCATCAGCGTTGCCACGTTCGGAACCAGTCGCATTATCGCCTTGGTCTCTCCCTATATCCTCACTTCCGCTCACATCACTGTTCCCGAATTCAACACGATCTGCGCCTTCATCACGAATCATCCTATGAGCATCAGCGACCAAAAGACGCTGAGATAGAGTCATGTTTTCAGTGTCCCGAAGAGCATCGCGATGGATCAAGTCGAAATCGTCCAGTGGACTACCGGTCGCTGACGCAGCTCTGGTCGGACTCGGAGAATCTGCGATGTCCTTCCCTTTCTCTTCTCGCGACAATCGACTTGTCGGAGGCATGTTCCTTAATTCAGGGGACGACTACAATCGCCGAATGATACCAACGAGTCTATACGAAGAAAAACCTATCTAGAGAGAGAAAGTAAAAGTAGAGAGATGGGAGAGAAAACGGGATACTTGAATCTGCAGAGAAGAATGACGAAAGTAAAGGAGAGAGACCTATTTATAGCAAAAACGAAGGCACGTTTTCCGAGCACAATCATTAGGTCTACAAAGGCCTAAATGGGCCTCAAAAGGCCGCCTAAATGCCCAGACACCTACTCGCGACGGTTCGGTTTCTCGCTCGAACCGATTTTCAATCAGGTTGTCAGACCGGAATCAATTCTTGGTCTTGATTTAAACCGGCCCCCGGTTAACCAGCATAACCGATCCCCGTCGCTTTATCCGAGATGATCTATCACCCGAGTAAACTGTATCCCATCATACAAGCAGGTAGGAAAGTAAGCGAGTCAAGACAGGCGCTCCTCTGAGCGACCAGAGACACCTACAGAACACCACGCGACTAAAAGCACATACCGACGAATAAACGAGAAGGGTTATCCCTTGTATTAGAGTCTGCTATCCGAATAAACCTGACCCACAAAGATCTGGATCTGAAGGTTCTGTAGCAAAGAGAAGGAGGATCGAATTCCCTGATCGCGTCGAGTTTTCCTACAACGAGATAACTCCCCTGATCCTTAATCCCCGTTGGTGTGCGGAGCTGACACGTCAAATTCGTGGTGGGACGAAGGAGATGCCGCAATTGGAAGACCTTTACTTCAAGAATGAATACATCGACGCTGCTTCCTCGAGAGCGCGGGTATCTGCGCTACCTTTCACCTTTTATCTCCTTCTTTGATTTATTGGGTTCATCCATCTCACGTGGTCCGTGTTTGTCGTTCTGCAGAATGACGGGAGCATGAACTTCCTTGTTGAGAAGTACGACAGCGCTCTGAAGCAGACGATGATCCAGTTGGGATCTTCAGAGAAGCTTGCTCAATCAAGGTTGAAGGCCATTGAGAGGGTAAGGGCGGAGCATAAGAAGGCTAACGAGAAGGCTGCGAAGGAGAANNNNNNNNNNTTCGAAGAGCTGGAGGGTAAGCTCAAATCCGCCGGTGCGACCAAGAAAGAGCTTGCCCGAGAGAACACCCGTTTGGAGCAAGCGGCTGCGACCCTTGAGAAGGAGAAGACTGAGCTACTCGAAGAAAGGGACGCTGCAGTTGAGAAATTGATTGGAGAGAGGTAACGCTTGAGAGACTCCCGGGGGCTTGAGGTTACTCGTGAGAGGGAAAGGGTTGAAGCTACTATGGTCGAGAAGGAAAATCGCTTCTTTGGTCGCATGCGTGACCATTTTACTCACAAATTCACTGAGACCGCCGTGTCGCTCACAAGTGAAATGGTGGGGAGACTTATTGTAGGAGATGGATTACATCCCTCCACAAGGCCCATCGAATAACAGGCCCTAATCCAGCCAGTTGGATTAGTTTGGTCGGCTCGGCGGCCAAACGTGTCGGTCGACCTTAGAGTACTTTTAGCCGGTCGAGAAAGCCGACCAAAAGTACCCGGCTTGGAGGAAACTTTGTCCAGGCCCGCATACTCGGCTTCTCGCATCAAGGCCCAAAGAGGTACGAAATTAGGGCATCAAGGACAGAAGACCTATAAAAGGGGGAGAAGAAGCAACAAGAAAGGGACTTTTGGACCATTGGACATACTAAGCGGTTAGATCTAGGGTTTTAGGCGATCTCTTTTATCTTGTTGCTCTTTCACTTTCCTGTCTCTCTTGTAACCCTTCAGTTCGAATCTAATAAAACGTCTTTAGTTATCCCATTTCTGATTTATTTCACTCTAGTCGACTGAATCCCGTTCAAATACTTTGCAAAGCCAAAGTAAGTGACATGTCCTGTTCTAAGTGCTACCGAAAGCTACAGCGGGGTTTCATATCCTTTACATGTGCCTGGTGTAATGACGACAATGCTGTTGGAGTAGTAAGGTGATGTATTCTCACATCAATAGCACTAATCGTTCATGCATCATATGATCATCTCCTGAAAACCTACGCCTAACTAACACTTTTTAACTGCGGGATTACACAATTGTGTCAAACGCTTCTGTTTTCGTTGCTTTTGACGCGGAAGTGACAAAGCTCACGAATGTGCGTGCAGCATAGATAGCACAGCTAATACATTAACTTTCCAACACTTTTTAGCAACCTGGAAAAATTCTTACGTTTATTAATGCCAGCTCAAACTTCCATGCCACCCTGCTTTGGAAATTGGAACACGAACATCAAAGTGAACTCCTAAAATGCCTCCAAGAAATTGTTCAAATTTTCGTCCACGCATCAGTCCATTATTGTCTCTCGGATTTTCGACACCCACCGTTGGCCAATATTACACACAAGGTACGTCCTAACACGTGCAACATGTTTTTCAGTTTTAAATATAGGCCTTAATAACAACAACGTAGCTATGGTTTCAGGGAGCTAATGACTATCCAGGGGATGACGTGTCCGGAGCTCAGAGTGTTACGGAGAAGCTCTCTGATCTCGCCCAGAATGGTGTACCAGTGAACAACAACCAATGCGATTCTGGACAGTGACTGCACCACCGCTACAAGCTCCACTGTGGCAGACGTAAGCTCTATGGAGGATCCTGCTTGAACCGAGGAGCAATGCAAAGAAGGCGCGCAAGTAGTGATGACTCAATTTAGACTCACAAGCAGTTATAAAGTTTAAAATTTGAGTCAAACCATGTTGTCCATTTCGTATTTCCAAACCCCATGTTATTTGGGTTTAGTCCTTTTTGTTTGGGATTGTCAAGAATAAGACATTAGTTTTTTGACCATATGTTTAATCTAAGTCAATTTCAAGTTTTTTACATCTTAACATCGTCATCCATATATGTAACTGAAATGGTCTTTAATATACTATGCTTTTGTTACTCTGCTAATTTGAGTTTAAGTTGGTGAATAACAGACTTCAAGACATAACATGTTTACAATTCTCAAATGGTCTAACAAAGGCCAATCAAACACCGACGTTTTTGGGAACAAATAATATGGGGTTGGTTGCGAGGCAGGAAGCATTTGCGAAACCATAAGAAGTATTCAAATAAAAACTTTGGCAAGTGGTCAACAAAGTCCAAACAAACACAAAATATATATATAGACTCTTATGAATTGAGCTTAAAGGTCCAAAGTCGTTACGACCCAAAAAATTAGTATTTCGTGGAAGAAAATTTTAAGGGTGGCGTTCGAGGTACCCATTCGGATTCGGTTCGGATTTATTCGGGTTTCGAGTTTTCGGGATAAACATTTTAGTCTCTCGGGTATTTATAAAT
The DNA window shown above is from Brassica oleracea var. oleracea cultivar TO1000 chromosome C3, BOL, whole genome shotgun sequence and carries:
- the LOC106331089 gene encoding uncharacterized protein K02A2.6-like, which translates into the protein MTGPEMRYPTLEKMALAVVEAARKLRPSRRLTKWAIELGELDITYKNRTAEKSQVLADFLIELAPELEQDITLPSPNWTLHVDGSSTNKGAGAGVQLQSPTGELIRQSFSFGFPASNNKAEYESLIAGLCLAKAFKAKRLSAYCDSQLVASQFCGDCDVHNDRMDAYLKIGQGLAADFEFFELVKVPRGENVCADALAALGSKLRDQVKRTIPIHRIETPSIDISMDQTIVIALVTETDTLVTDGFGPDWRTEFIDYLSKGELPTEKWAARRLKTRSAHYVVLDDELHRWTASKVLLKCIHGEETVRVMAETHEGAGGNHSGGRALAIKVRSLGFFWSTMNANCESYARSCDKCQRHAPSIHCPTEMLRTPVAPYPFMRWAMDIIGPLPCSRQRRFILALTDYFTKWIEVEAYAQVTDKEVRGFVWKNIICRHGLPYEIFTDNGSQFMSGNFKEFCSKWNIRLNPSTPRYPQGNGQAESSNKLIIDGIKKCLDLKNGHWADELDGVLWSHRTTPRGSTKSTPFSLAYGVEAMAFAEVNVSSLRRSKMPQYVELNKEMPLDALNEIEERRDQALLRIQNYQHQIESYCKQKVRARPLELGDLVMRKVFENTKELNAGKLGARWEGQEFIVSRRIYRETLKITEIYLDKLQVHIKNTTTRKSKVRLKTATYR